Genomic segment of Phyllopteryx taeniolatus isolate TA_2022b unplaced genomic scaffold, UOR_Ptae_1.2 contig_97, whole genome shotgun sequence:
gcactgagacttcaaggagtgtatgcggtttaaagtgacgagtactgcgataatctgggacaatggttgtgcagatgttacagatactcctcaatcagtgtgcaaatggagcagatactactctggcatgagtggccactatatgcaaatagtgcagcacggcgagacaactacagtgagtgcacgagtaatacataatacagaaatgtgacaacgaactcaagtcaaaaaattgccagcttgttgtaatggaattgtaagttagctgttcaagaagttgattgcaagagggaagaagctgttggaatgtctactagttctagtttgcattgatcggtagcgcctacctgagggaaggagctggaagagctggtgaccagggtggggagggtccgagaggattttgcacgcccttgtcttagttctggcagcgtgcaagtcctcaagggtgggtaggggggtaccgacaatcctttcagcagttttgattgtccgttgcagtcggagtttgtccttttttgtagcagcaccaaaccagactgtgatggaagaacacaggactgattcgatgaccgctgtgtagaactgtctcagcagctccggtggcaggccatgctttctcagaagccgcaggaagtacatcctctgctgggcctttttgaggacggagttgatgttggtcgcccacttcaggtcctgggagattgtaattcccaggaacttgaaggtctcgacggttgacacaaggcagctggacagcgtgaggggcagctgtggcgaaggatgcctcctgaagtccacgatcatctctacagtcttgagcgtgttcagctccaggttgtgtcggccgcaccacagctccagccgctccgcttcctgtcgatatgcagactcgtcaccgtccttgatgaggccgatgacagtggtgtcatctgaaaacttcaggagtttgacagtcgggttcgctgaggtgcagtcgttcgtgtagagagagaagagcagcggagagaggacacaaccttggggcgccccagtgctgatgctgcgtgtggatgaggtggcctcccccagcctgacctgctgtgtcctgcccgtcagaaagctggtaatccactggcagatggcaggtgagacgctgagctggagaagcttggatgaaaggagttcagggatgatggtgttgaacgctgagctgaagtccacgaacaggatcctcgcgtaggtccctgcactgtcgaggtgttctaggatgaagtgcagtcccatgttgactgcatcatccgcagatctgttcgcttggtaggcaaactgcagggggtccagcaggggacctgtgacactcttgaggtggtccagcacaagacgttcaaaggacttcatgaccacagatgtcaaagcgacaggcctgtagtcattcagacccgagattgcaggtttcttggggactgggatgatggtggagcgtttgaagcaggatggaacttcgcacatttccagtgatctgttgaagatctgagtgaagactggcgcgagctggtccgcgcagactttgaggcaggatggagacacgtggtccgggcctgccgctttgttaatcttttgttgtttgaagatgcgtctcacatcctgttcatggatggttaacgcagaggtcagaggtgtgattgtggtcgcgggtgcggccggattggtgtgtggtgtgaaactgtccttttcaaatctgcagtagaaggtattcaagtcgttggctagtgtgctattgttctcagcttggggggatcgttgcttgtaattagtcagcgactggaatgcatgccagactgatttagagtcgtttgcgctaaactgtttttccaactttgctgtatagatcctctttgcaatgttaatttctttggtcagctggtttctagctcgattatacagggccctgtccccgctctgatatgcgtcctccttagcttggcgaagctgcttaagtttagcagtgaaccacggcttattgttgttgaatgtgcgaaatgattttgttggaacacagacctcttcacagaaactgatataggatgtaacagtgtccgtatattcatccaggctgccagctgaattttcaaagacactccagtctgtgcagtctaagcagctttgaagttccatcttggcttcatttgtccactttttgactgttttcactgtaggcttcgcacatttaagttcttgcctgtacgtaagtgaattaagcagtgatcagacgagcccaaggctgcacgaggtatagcacggtatgcgttttttaccgtggtgtagcagtggtctaaagtattattttccctggtaggacagtcgatgtgctgcttgtatttagggagttcgtggttgagtttagctttgttaaagtccccgagaataatgaggggtgagtcggggtgttttttttcaatttcgttgatttgatcggcgagcgttagcaatgcggcgttcgtgttagcttgaggcggaatatagacgccagcgagaatgaatgatgcgaactcacgtggcgagtagaatggtttacaatttaagaatagcgactccaaatgcgggctgcagtgtgtgctgatcaccgtgacgtccgtacaccatttttcgttgatatagaggcatatcccaccgcccatgcacagcttccaacccactctgagtccaatttcctaatctctgtacattgaagtggatatagtttatcccatcaacatttttattaatcgtacaccaccagcatatgaggtactcaaatcctcctgcaacttggtcagctaatttgtattgattaggaaccccacgaggaacacctatggcgtcgatgtatgttttatgttggataattttgcccctgccaggataaatctcttttttgtctgttCTACATTTGACAACAACGTTGgtgctttttccattaaatcttgaacaggcatagggtatacagtggtcctaatttaaacataaacaaaaccaacaccatagtagccaaagttgctacgtaacaacctatcgaatctcataaccaacgcgggtgtgcctttctgcggagttctcactaaaagggttggtgtcttttttcttcattgaccagcaagcgttttcagaatctacacatctgctcccgctccgttatcagacttttgctcaccttccctatttgattttgtagttttgcactttgtttttcccaataattgcgttcttgttgtggaatacgcatattggctatctgtatagattgtaacatctttatttatcattagtttgcatgcctcggttaaagCGAcaaattcagcagcttgttcagccaattccctaTAATCATGCTCAGCGTGCCTTCATTAAgcaagggtattagtgtggctggatttaaggttgtgcatcgctcaacagtcaaatgtggttgtgacagcaagatggcaatgcaagataaatgtcttgcaggtgataaaaacgccatattcgtttgcaataggagagcagacactgtatgtgggaccttaagagttaatggatgaaataacacaattgtggaactgctctcctCTGCCATcgaggctgccacaactgctctgacacaatgcggtaatgcacacgtcacgctgtccaatttagtcgaaaaataagctattggtcttagcttatcaccgtattgttgtgtaagtacggcggtcatgtaatagcttttacaatcgaccatttgaataaatggtttatcataatttggaagggccagcgtcgtactggacaccaaatgttgtttaatgtcacagaaggccttttctgcctctgtactccaccgaacaggtgatgtcattttaaggttgtcttcaaacattaattttgacaatggtgcaaccatttctgcatagtttggaatccatgctcaacaataatttgtcagacctaaaaatgattattatatatttcttcgtctgtggtttaggtctgacaaattattgtagagcatggattccaaatttaaaaaaaaaaaaaaaaaaaaaaaggaattagaATTAGATGAGTTCTCGTtagccagaggtcttttgtcgaacccaaacacacacaaatgatacaggtagtgaattttgatagaaaatttaatgagcTCTACCAGGGGAATCTACAAGGAAATAAGGCAGGAAAAAGCAAACGAAGGACAAACATTGGTAGGAAGAGGCTgagcttgtgatgtgagggtggaatgagcgtgtattgacaatgcatatagctgggggttcctgttcttgttcatcgaaacacaaatatgcactaatctgtactttcagTCGCCCACAAGATGGAATTACTTTGCATGGAACAGAATTTACGCAGGCTGGTCGATTTCCTGGATGTTTGGCCGGTCTGGTCtgcacggggaacaggtggatttggcggaaaattaagggaaaaaaaaggagagcggGATAAAAAAATGTTCCCAGGCAGGGCGGCCGGAGCCCGTATGTCGCTATtcgcaagacgttcggagcggaCGTGCCCTGCCCGCTTCCTTCCCGACGGAGTTTGCCCGGGCAACcgaaagggtagctcggagcgctggcAACTTAAGctgcatttttacttttgcaattaaacattgacattttcaatGAAAGCTTCTTGACCCCTGCgattctcaccagcacacttgtgtttcTTAGGacagaatctttggccacaaactgaacaaGCAAAAGTTTTCTCTCCAATTGTGTCTTGCAATGCGTCGTTTGCTCTTACAAACAAacgttttcccacactgagaacacttccatcgtttgttttcagtgtgacatgtcagatcaccttccatcatcatcatcagtgtgaggagagtgtgacgtcatgtcgccactatctgatagtggagctaagaggccgtctgcttgtgatcctccgcAGTGCCCGCTTTGCAGTTTTTTCACTTCCGCCTGATCTCTTGGGCCAGTTTTTGCTTTAAGTTgcgagcattttgtttttggagggtttCCAATGGATAGACATTTGAAttctttttaatggggaaaatggatttgatggACAAGTAAATGGAGTCACCCTCACTGTTTTAAGCAGTGTACTTTATTCAGGATCACATATACACGTTACAGTTTCGCACcaaaagtcagttttttttttacagtctatttcaatcaatcattcacttatttgatattgacatcactaaaacattggacaaaatgcatgcatgctcaagaaaatgaaactggcactcatttccaataatatcaatacattttggagcaattggtaaagaACTAATTCCCTTTCGAACACCCCTTTTtcatcaacaaaattgaaaattgaaaagcaCTGGCATAGCTGGTGTGGGAAAAGGAATGTACCATACTATGAAGTGGCAGTAATTGGTCATATTTGTATATCGCAGCTGTCAGGTGGAATCCCCTCACCTTcgaaatgacaacttttcaggaaattgctcgagtttccaaacaccgcctTGTTCAAGCTGGTATTACGTTGGATATCTTACATTGCTGTCAACACTCACGGGGCTTTCAGAAACTATACGGACAAGAAGAAGATACATACAATAAAAGCTGGTACACAGAATACAAGCATGTAGATTTATGTCAGTAACATAGACATTActtttatattaaacatttacatttgcattaaaaactTATTGATCACTGCTTGTCTCACCAGgacacttgtgtgtcttaacCCGAGCCTGACGagagaacctttgaccacaacctgagcaggaaaaaggcttctcaccagtgtgtgttcttgtgtgacctgTCAAATGTCCCTtgtgagtgaatctttgaccacaaactgagcaggcaaaaggcttctctccagtgtgtgttcttgtgtgtatttttaagctttccttttgggagaatctttgaccacaaactgagcatgcaaaaggcttctcaccagtgtgtgtttttgtgtgagtttttaagtttcccttctgagagaaagtttgcccacaaattgagcaggcaaatggcttctctccagtgtgtgttcttgtgtgtatttttaagctttcctttagagagaatctttgaccacaaactgagcatgcaaaaggtttctcaccagtgtgggttcgtgtgtgtatttttaagctttccttgtgagagaatctttgaccacaaactgagcaggcaaaaggtttctctccagtgtgtgttcttgtgtgacttgtcAAATGTCCCTtgtgagtgaatctttgaccacaaactgagcaggcaaaaggtttctcaccagtgtgtgttcttgtgtgtgttattaaagttcccttttcagagaatctttgaccacaaactgagcaggcaaaaggcttctcaccagtgtgggttcttgtgtgtatttttaagctttgcttttgggagaatctttgaccacaaactgagcaggcaaaaggcttctctccagtgtgtgttcttgcgtgacgtgtcaaatgtcccttttcagagaatcgtttaccacaaactgggcaggcaaaaggcttctttccagtgtgtgttcttgcgtgaCCTGTCAAATGTCCCttgtgagagaatctttgaccacaaactgagcaggcaaagggcttctctccagtgtgcgttcttgtgtgtatttttaaggttcccttctgagagaaagtttgcccacaaactgagcaggcaaaaggcttctctccagtgtgtgttcttgtgtgtatttttaagctttccttgtgagagaatctttgaccacaaactgagcaggcaaaaggtttctcaccagtgtgggttcgtgtgtgtatttttaagctttccttgtgagagaatctttgaccacaaactgagcaggcaaaaggtttctcacctgtgtgtgttcttgtgtgacgtGTCAAATGTCCCCTTTGagagaacctttgaccacaaactgagcatgcaaaaggcttctctccagtgtgtattttcatgtgtcGTTTGAAATTGCTCTTAGAAGCAAAGGTTTTCCtacatttagaacatttccagcatttattggcagtgtgacatgtcatatcaccttccaACTgttcatcatcaacatcatcatcatcaccgtctgtttgtgatcctccacagtggtctccatcacttgAGCTGTTGCTGTTTGGTGGCTCCGCCCCTCGTCTCTCCTCACttcgaccttcatcttcactcttcaaagggacaccagtcgatggaaccttgatgatttcctcctgctcttcctctttaatgtgaaggaactcttcctcctcctctttgatgtgttgaacctcttcatcctcctcttcctctttgatgtgaggGGACACTGACTGCTGCCGCTCAGGATGAAGATTTTCACTGACGTCTGcaagacaaaagaagacaaacacaaatgggTCAAATCTAATTTGTTTACAATATTGACAACCACCTTGGTCCTCGATCCTGTTTACACGTTAGCGCCTTCAACCAGAGAGCCTAATGGGACTAATGGGGTGACGCAAAATAGTAGAACAGCGGAACGCAGCAAAGTTGGGCGACCCTTCAATGTGGATgcagcgttttttgtttttttgacacgtCATCATCCATagaagttgaaaaaagtaaagCTATTTGTGACGAAGTAAGGAAGAGAAATCACAGGTTTCAAATTTAAAGAGTGAAAGTAAAttgttgacagtaaaaaaaaaaagtatgacacCTAAAAATGTACTTAGGTACAGTAAAGAATAATGTGTACAGTAATAAAACTGCGATATAggagggtttactgtacttggTGAGTTCCCACCATTGAAGACTGATTTGACTTGGCATGAACAAATGTTAACTCAACTTGCCGACAAGACACAAAAAGGGCAAAAATCTTCCTCGCAATTTCCCAAACAAGTCGTGTAGGTTGTGTAACACTGTTACAACTTTGATCACACAACAATGGCCACAAGCCTTTCAGATCTTCTGAAATTTGGCCTACAACCCTCAATCCACATCATCATGAGGGGATGCCATCAGACTACACTTATTggatattataaaaaaaatgatatgtaACGTCAGACAGTGCTCATCAGAAAAGCCCgggaataatattaaaattagaatgtatttcataaaacaaGTGAGAGAGAAGTGAACCCACCTGCTCTGTGTAGCACAATTCGAGGCTGCAGATTGAAcgcagcgtccagtagttgacgttgtggctccttctcctcttttgggccacaaagttcctcctcgtactctgctgtcctccttgcacacattttcacacgacgatcgcaacactttccgctctacgttggagggatgagaaaagcaagTGCAAATCAGATGACATCAAGATTACGATTTGGACACTGTGGGTTCAACACTACGCGAGTTAAAATGGCAAAGCACCAAAGTCAACAAGAGGAAACAGGAGAACGGAATGATGCATTGGAAGAAATatgagacagaa
This window contains:
- the LOC133474096 gene encoding gastrula zinc finger protein XlCGF57.1-like; this translates as MCARRTAEYEEELCGPKEEKEPQRQLLDAAFNLQPRIVLHRADVSENLHPERQQSVSPHIKEEEEDEEVQHIKEEEEEFLHIKEEEQEEIIKVPSTGVPLKSEDEGRSEERRGAEPPNSNSSSDGDHCGGSQTDGDDDDVDDEQLEGDMTCHTANKCWKCSKCRKTFASKSNFKRHMKIHTGEKPFACSVCGQRFSQRGHLTRHTRTHTGEKPFACSVCGQRFSHKESLKIHTRTHTGEKPFACSVCGQRFSHKESLKIHTRTHTGEKPFACSVCGQTFSQKGTLKIHTRTHTGEKPFACSVCGQRFSHKGHLTGHARTHTGKKPFACPVCGKRFSEKGHLTRHARTHTGEKPFACSVCGQRFSQKQSLKIHTRTHTGEKPFACSVCGQRFSEKGTLITHTRTHTGEKPFACSVCGQRFTHKGHLTSHTRTHTGEKPFACSVCGQRFSHKESLKIHTRTHTGEKPFACSVCGQRFSLKESLKIHTRTHTGEKPFACSICGQTFSQKGNLKTHTKTHTGEKPFACSVCGQRFSQKESLKIHTRTHTGEKPFACSVCGQRFTHKGHLTGHTRTHTGEKPFSCSGCGQRFSRQARVKTHKCPGETSSDQ